The following are encoded together in the Lactuca sativa cultivar Salinas chromosome 1, Lsat_Salinas_v11, whole genome shotgun sequence genome:
- the LOC111880125 gene encoding receptor-like protein kinase HERK 1, protein MPSIEEFSHLKISLEAIKLATNNFGESSNIGRGGFGKVYKGELLLLGEKVMVAAKRLDRKFGQGTPEFWKEIMMLSRYRHENLVTLLGFCDEDGENILVYDYLPNQSLDKYLSSSNMSWIQRLNICIGAACGLEYLQNPDETTQRVLHRDIKSSNILLDKSWNAKISDFGLSKLGPANQEFTFVITHAVGTPGYCDPLYGDTGFLTKESDVYSFGVVLFEVLCGRLSVANYNDNRRFLPKLAQSCYEEKKLQTIVLDCLQEQIFPDCLEIFSRIAYQCLRRDRNERPLVAEIVKQLKDALKCQVFYPGFANTILFGSVLNPKKNMAGWKSHWSWKARASGLTKLGRHIHN, encoded by the exons ATGCCTTCAATAGAAGAGTTTTCACACCTTAAAATTTCCCTAGAAGCTATAAAATTGGCAACCAATAACTTTGGTGAGAGCAGCAATATCGGTCGAGGTGGATTTGGCAAAGTGTATAAAGGAGAGCTTCTTCTCTTGGGTGAGAAGGTTATGGTTGCAGCCAAGCGCTTAGATAGAAAATTTGGACAAGGGACCCCTGAGTTTTGGAAAGAGATCATGATGCTTTCTCGCTACAGACATGAAAATCTGGTCACTCTCTTGGGCTTTTGTGATGAGGATGGTGAAAATATCCTTGTGTATGATTATCTACCGAATCAAAGTCTCGACAAATACCTTAGTAGCTCTAATATGTCATGGATCCAACGCCTAAACATATGCATTGGGGCAGCTTGTGGGCTAGAGTATCTTCAGAATCCGGATGAGACTACACAAAGAGTGCTACACCGTGATATTAAAAGCTCCAACATACTCTTAGATAAAAGTTGGAATGCCAAAATTTCAGATTTTGGTCTTTCCAAACTCGGACCTGCTAACCAAgaattcacatttgttatcaCCCATGCAGTAGGGACTCCTGGGTATTGTGATCCACTTTACGGGGATACTGGATTCTTGACAAAAGAATCTGATGTCTATTCCTTTGGGGTGGTTTTATTCGAAGTCTTGTGTGGAAGGCTTTCCGTAGCGAATTACAATGACAATCGCCGGTTTTTGCCGAAACTGGCACAAAGCTGCTATGAAGAAAAGAAGCTGCAGACAATTGTACTTGATTGTCTACAAGAGCAAATATTCCCAGATTGTTTGGAAATATTCTCCAGAATTGCATATCAATGTCTTCGAAGAGATCGTAATGAACGTCCACTGGTAGCTGAGATAGTAAAACAACTTAAAGATGCCCTTAAATGTCAA GTCTTTTATCCCGGTTTTGCAAATACAATATTGTTCGGATCCGTTTTAAATCCAAAGAAAAATATGGCTGGTTGGAAATCTCACTGGTCTTGGAAAGCACGAGCTTCAGGCCTTACAAAATTGGGAAGACACATTCACAATTAA